The DNA window GCGATCGCAACCTTCTTCATGCGCTCGCTGCCCACGCGTCCGTTGCCCTGGAGAACGCCCGCCTGTTCACCCGCATGGACCAGGCGAACCGGCATTGGGTCGAAATTTTCGATTCCATCACCGACTTCATCGTCGTTCACGACGAAAGCAATCGTGTACTCCGTGTAAACCGCACGCTGGCAGACTTCATCGGCGTTCGTCCGTCGGAGCTAATCGGGGTCAGCATGCGCGCGCTGGTCGCCATGGCCAGTGACAACAGCGGCCAGCCATGCCCGTTCTGCCGCGTTGGACTCGACGGTGCCGACGAATACATCCATCCCGTGCTTGAGCGGACGTACCTGGTATCCACCTCGCGCATCCACGGCGCCCTGAACGAGGCCTTCCAGACCATCCACGTGCTGAAGGACATTACGGATCGCCGCGAAGCCGAGCGCCGCTATCGCGAACTGTTCGACACGATCCAGGAAGGACTTTTCTTTTCGACCCCGGACGGCCGGTTCATCGAAGTCAACGACGCCCTTGTCCGCATGCTCGGTTATGAAAGCCGCGAGCAGTTGCTGCAGGTCGATATACCGAGAGCGCTCTATATGTCTCCCGGCCAGCGGGAGACCTTCCAGAGCGCCATTGAAGGCGAAGGTATGCTGCGGAATTACGAGGAGGCCTTGCTCAAGCGTGATGGATCCATCATCCATACGCTCCAGAACGCCTTTGCGGTGCGCGACTCTCAGGGCAAAATTATTCAGTACCGCGGTCTGATCCTCGATATCACCGAGCAGAAGAACTATCAGGCTGAACTCCAGCGACAGCGCGACTTCAACAACAAGATCCTGAACAATACGCAAAGCATGATCCTGGTGGCCGACACCGCCGGGCTGGTCAGCTATGCGAACAAGCGGTGTTACGAAGCAGGTGGCTATACACAGTCCGAACTTCTAGGCCGCCGTTTGTCCGAGTTGGTTGCGCCGGGCCGACGGGAACTGCTCCAGGAAGCGCTCGAAACCACCATCCGCGGCCTTCAGGTCGACAATCTCGAACTGCCCATTGTTCTCGGCCGTGGCCGCGTCGGTCAGTTCGCCGTGAACCTCAGTCCGATGCGCGACGAATCCGGGCAGGTCGCGTCGATCGTGGTCGTGATGACCGATATCACGGACGCTGCCATGCTCCAGGCGAAGTTAGTCCACACGGAAAAGATGGCCGCCGTCGGCCAACTCGTCTCGGGCGTTGCACACGAGGTAAACAACCCGCTCACGGCGATCCTTGGATTCGCCGATCTGCTCATCGATCATCCGGACGTGCCGGAATTTGCCAAGTCCGATCTGCGGGTCATCCTGGAAGAAGCACAGCGCACTAAGCAGATTGTGCAAAACCTGCTTAGCTTTGCGCGCCAAATGCCGCCGCAGCGCAAGCCGGTGCAAATCAACGGCATCCTTCGCCAGACTCTCGCCCTGCGTGCCTACGACTTCGCCAATCACGGTGTGAAAATCGTGGAGCGTTTCAGCCCGAAAGTGCGCGAGGTCGTCGGCGATTCTCACCAATTACAGCAGGTGTTCCTGAATATTCTCAACAATGCCTACGACGCTGTCCGCGAGGCTGATCATCCCGGCCAGATCGTCATAGAGACCAGCGAGCACGACGGGATGGCGGAAGTGGTCTTCCGCGATAACGGCCCCGGTATTCTCTACCCCGAGCGTATCTTCGATCCATTCTTCACTACCAAGGAAGTCGGGAAGGGAACGGGCCTCGGGCTGAGCATCTGCTACGGCATCATCCGTGAGCATCAAGGCGAGATCACGTGCCGCAATAACCCGGACGAGCCAGGTGCCATGTTTGTGGTCCGGTTGCCGCTCGCCGCGGATGAAGCCATCGCTGCGTATGCGGCGGGAGCAAACGCATGAACCCTGCAACGGCGCCGCAAAAACTGCCTGTCCTGCTGATCGAGGACGAAGCGGCTGTCATGTCGTTTGTGAAAGCGGCATTGGAGCGTGCTGGCTACAGCATTGTCACCGCAGCTTCCGGCGTCGAGGCACTCCCACTACTCGAGGACGGAGACTTTCTCGGGGTGGTTAGTGACATGCGTACACCGGGCGGCGTGGACGGAGCGGATGTCCATGCTTGGCTTGCAAGCAACCGGCCCAACCTGGTGTCGAAGCTCATCTTTATTACTGGGGACATCGTCAACGAGGAAACGGCGCAAACGCTGGCAAAGACCGGCGCACCCTGCGTGGAGAAGCCGTTCCGTATTCAACAACTCTTGGAAGTCGTAAAAAAGGTAATGGGGAGTCCGCGATGACGGACGATTTTAGAGTACGTTTTCTTATCGTCGACGACGAGCAAAGTATCCGTCGTCTCTGCATGACAATTGGGGCTTCGCTCGGTTTTGACGTTGCCGAGGCCGAAAGCGCCGAAGCTGCACTGGCGTATCTTGAAACCGATTCTCCCGACGTCGTTCTTGTGGACCGCATGCTCCCGGCGATGTCCGGTGACGAGTTCCTAAAGCAGGCCAAACAGATGTTGCCCCGCACCGAATTCGCCATGATCACCGGTCATGGTTCGATCGAGTCGGCTGTCGAAGCCATGCGCCTTGGTGCCTACGACTACATCACGAAGCCGTTCGGTGCCGGACAACTCAAGCTCCTGCTTCAACGCATGAAGGAGAAAGTTCGCCTCGTTGCCGAGAACGAATACCTGAAACAGGTCGTCTCAAACGAGA is part of the Terriglobales bacterium genome and encodes:
- a CDS encoding PAS domain S-box protein; translated protein: MSVETNNTADAQQNRAEELQQLLDITSELGTLGDLDEFLQKFVVRAAQFLGFRRAFIAIADQGRFDIRWVAENNAAKALHAQLPDPGAKRLVSSSEPVFGDNFNQLISADSQFSLQIERFLSVPLLASDRSPLGILAVYDRDAGQVSQEDIRRAKALGAEVAVVLEATQNLHLAKVNRERAESLMNLALELNSSLRLPQFVRSFTQRAADMLNSRAAVLALAQRSVLETVLVHDPQNVPDKGLLRRLNSAMTELAANHTEAIATGTAASLIGQSIATALNWQNLTVARLRSGDGELIGLLCLVDPSQPLGEGDRNLLHALAAHASVALENARLFTRMDQANRHWVEIFDSITDFIVVHDESNRVLRVNRTLADFIGVRPSELIGVSMRALVAMASDNSGQPCPFCRVGLDGADEYIHPVLERTYLVSTSRIHGALNEAFQTIHVLKDITDRREAERRYRELFDTIQEGLFFSTPDGRFIEVNDALVRMLGYESREQLLQVDIPRALYMSPGQRETFQSAIEGEGMLRNYEEALLKRDGSIIHTLQNAFAVRDSQGKIIQYRGLILDITEQKNYQAELQRQRDFNNKILNNTQSMILVADTAGLVSYANKRCYEAGGYTQSELLGRRLSELVAPGRRELLQEALETTIRGLQVDNLELPIVLGRGRVGQFAVNLSPMRDESGQVASIVVVMTDITDAAMLQAKLVHTEKMAAVGQLVSGVAHEVNNPLTAILGFADLLIDHPDVPEFAKSDLRVILEEAQRTKQIVQNLLSFARQMPPQRKPVQINGILRQTLALRAYDFANHGVKIVERFSPKVREVVGDSHQLQQVFLNILNNAYDAVREADHPGQIVIETSEHDGMAEVVFRDNGPGILYPERIFDPFFTTKEVGKGTGLGLSICYGIIREHQGEITCRNNPDEPGAMFVVRLPLAADEAIAAYAAGANA
- a CDS encoding response regulator, whose product is MNPATAPQKLPVLLIEDEAAVMSFVKAALERAGYSIVTAASGVEALPLLEDGDFLGVVSDMRTPGGVDGADVHAWLASNRPNLVSKLIFITGDIVNEETAQTLAKTGAPCVEKPFRIQQLLEVVKKVMGSPR